The Periophthalmus magnuspinnatus isolate fPerMag1 chromosome 12, fPerMag1.2.pri, whole genome shotgun sequence region CAGAACAAGAACGCTCCAAAACTCGAGAACAAGAGCTCTGTGATGTCAGACTGAAAGAACaactgagggagggaggaggagaggaggagagagaggggggggggggggggacaggaggagggagaggaggggagagagagggggaggacaggaggagggagaggagaagagagagggggaggagagggggagaagaggagagggagggggaagacaggaggagggggaggagaggagagagggggagaggagggggggagaggagaggtgaggaggaggggggtagggagagggggagaacaggaggagggagaggagaggagaagagagagggggaggagagggggagaagaggagagggagagagaggagggagggtttaagagaggaggagagagagaggaagggggaggacaggaggagagagaggggcggacaggaggagagagaggagaagagagagatttggaggagaggacagagagggggaggggagagagtggagagacaaggaggagaggagggagggtttaggagaggaggagagagaggggatgaggaggacaagaggagagagagagaggtgagagggaggagaaaaggagaggggggaggagaggaggagaaggacaaagagggagggaggaatgataaggagagagagggaggagaggaggggaagagagaatgagggagactGTTATTTAGTCTCTTCTCGTCTGCAGATGTGCGACTCTTAAACTGACGTCTGGAGGTTTTTTTAGAGACTTACCCCGAAGCAGCTGGCgacgaggaggatgaggaggccGGAGAACAGGCTGAGGAAGAGCAGAAACAAGGTCATTTTACCCGTTGGAAACATCAGGacggacacagacacagaccacGGCtccatttgggaaaaaaatgatCTCAGAATCGGTCTGGAGTCTGTTCCTGAGCATTAAAATCcagtttacagttttagtgCCGTGACTCTTCCTCGGTCACACGTGTCGTcgtcacagctgccccgggacagACCGGCAGACGTGTGGCAGTGGTTCTGTGGCTCTTACCTCGCTCCCAGTTTGCTGAAGTCTCTCTTGGACTGGAAGGTGAAGGCGGTGAGTCCGGCGAACACGGCACAGGTCAGGAGCAGCGCCTGGAGGACGGTCCAGTAATCGTAGAAGGTCACTGAGAGAAAACACACAGGACAAATACTCTGAAATAAATActattaaaaatacatgaacTGTTTTATTACAGACTtaagtttttttaaagttaaatgtcccataatgcactattttctgatctgggGGTCTTTGGCGGTGCAGGACGccacagagggagggggggttaccatggagacacacaaaATAACACTCACCAGTCGTAGCCACGGAGACGGCTTCTAACAACGTCTGCAAAACACAGATCACGGTTCATTAGCATCTTTAGCATTATTAGCTttattagcatcattagcattatTAACAGTAAAAGCTTTTGTACACACACTATAATCTCAATAAGCATTCAGTGTTTTATAAAAGTACTACTGTATGTAACATTTAGAGTTTAAACTTCCAcgtgacctctgtgtgaccccAGACACGACCTAAACACACATCAAATAAAACCTTTACAGATCAtaaaatactgatttatttttaatcacaaaaacactggacacgtctcatttgtttctgttttaatctggagttttggttcaagacgattatccaatcagagagcagaatgagcGTCACATGACTCTCCCAGGTTCACTGCTCAAATCCAGTcgttttaaaactaaaatgtctcTGTCTGATCTGATCAGTCACTAAACCCCAGACCTGAACAGGACTCAGAGctagtgcagcatctgcagctcagggagggcatctggaggatctgaacatgaggcctgtccataaactgacaaTGACACacactgtgtgtgtctgtgcaagTCAAGTATGggcagttgtgattgtagtaccttttttaaacCAGTAGGAGGCAGTACACACACTCCTATATTATACAGAATGcactcatgttctaatgctcctcaaaaacagacctggagttgtgttttgtttcattcacatgtttgagtcacactttattattagtctgtaacatctacaaagatcaaaatgcgacattccaccttgtgatgtcatcaagtggtagttttcacattaacagctccttttacctttagtttagtcaagataagagacaactccaggactgaaatgatccaaatgattggtgtgtggagtttaaaaacacagtggagcacttcctgtatcaccacatgatgacatcacaaggtggaacagagtgttttcagtctgagagaagaactcagcctaaatctgcaggaacacaactccaggtctgtgtgtgatgaggaaacattagaacacgggccctttaagtgttaCCGtggtttttatgttattttaaatctgtTGTGCGTTCGTGGCGGTCGTGTCACGTGTTTCTTACAAACGTGAGCAGCAGGTACAGGTTGACCGGATGCTGGTGTCTGTAGACGAACAGAGCCAGGAGTAGAACCAGCGACCCGAGAGCGGAGGCCAAGACCAGGGCGgggctgaaacacaaacacaacgcaCCGGTTTGACCACGGCACAAACGCCAAGACTGTTCAAAGAAATCACATGACCAGCcgaaagtcacatgaccagcccaaagtcacatgaccagcccaaagtcacatgaccagcccaaagtcacatgaccacaATGTACCACACAGAGCAGTGACGTCACAGTGTCAGACGGAGGGCGGGGTCTATGTAACACTCAATAttattaagtaaaaatacagataatagATGAAAAAATACTcaggcaaaagtaaaagtatcacatgaaaaatctacttaagtaaaagtatttaatgtgtttaaaaatgtactttaagagtaaaaagttaaagtatttcacacagattttgagtcaaaagcttcaaatgtggtgattctGATAAATGAGCTGAATtttcttcaacagaaacaactgaatcaatcgtttttttctgtttttatttgtatattttagtgaacgtgttaaaaataaacccaggtctcacacaatcccatttactttttatttatctcATTATAGTTTTGCATGTATTCAAATCATATGAAGCCCGTGTTCTGGTTTGTCTCATATTTCCGCAGAGCTGGTTTGTTCTGGCTCTGTTCAGATAAAAGGAGGAATGATCTGGAATGATTCTACACTTTCAATTTCTACAAACACATTTCCACTGAAGGTCTGTGCTTTGTCCTGTGCCTGTAAAAAGTGGGTTTGTGGTTCGAGTCTCCGTCTGAAGTGAACAGAACGTGAGACGCCCTGATCCTCATGTGTCaggaacatttaaaaacaacaactcacttttactccagtaacttttaaataaactgtatttttcagagtacttttagCAGCATTCTTTCactcctacttgaataatattttattttacagtactcttttccaaatactttactcttactttgtacttgagtaatacgaCTTTTACTAGAGTGACATTTTGACTACCTGACCTCATCAGTTTAGGGAGACAAGTTTGGAtttctctcctgctcctgatgttttttcagtgcaaaagtCAATCACTGCAGATAAATCCGACTCCAAATCCGACTCCAAATCCGACTCCAAATCCGACTCCAAAACTAATGCCAAAACATCTAACTAACTCCAATCTAACTCCAAATCCAAACTTTTTATGAGGTTCACCGACCTCCTGTTACGAGGCGTTCGCTGACCTGCTGTTACGAGGCGTTCGCTGACCTCCTGTTACGAGGCGTTCACTGACCTGCTGTGCACAAACTCCTTGACCGGTTGGCAGAACATGAACAGGGCCGAGGTGGCTGTGGTCAGGATGAGCTGCAGACTCAGGAGACTGTAGACTTTACGCAGGAAGTCTGGACAAATacaagaggtcagaggtcaaaggtcattctgtacctgattttgaaccatgtACTTTAAAGTCCTCATATtatactgttttctgatctgctctaatgtcgtttcctcgtcacacacagacctggagttgtgttttgtttcgttctcacatgtttaacacaaacctgcagatttaggctgagttcttctctcaaattgaaaacactctgttccaccttgtgatgtcatcatgatacaggaagtgctccactgtgtttttaaacttttgtgtcTCAGTCTGTGGGGTCAGATTATGGACTGGGTTGAGTGAAGATTTAAGgcaatgttcaaatattaggcaatttaaaaaactgtataaatgtcatattctGTCCAGATATACCAAAAGAAAATCCTAATTAATGGTAGCAGTGGCTGtatgtatacttttttgttgATAGAATGGTTCAGTGATGATGTACAGGAAAGACTATGGTGATTTTTGTGATAATAACATGAACAAGGAGAATAAGAATAACAAgaataatgaatatataataataataagaagaagaagaagaagcagaaaaagaaaaagtagttaatactaagaagtaaagtaaaaggaagctggatgaaatttttgttcaaagtttgaaTCAGAGGAACGGGGTGGGATTGAATAAGTGTACACTTCTTCCCACATCCCTTTTgagaatgttcaatgttttttgtggaagataatttattttatttatggactgtaatgacatgtattacatgatttatgaacatactcaaataaaattcaaattcaaattcaaactccacacaccttcactagaatcatttggatcatttcagtcctggagttgccacttatctcaactgaactaaaggtaaaagaagctgttaacgtgaaaactaccacttgatgacatcacaaggtggaacagagcattttgagctttggcgatgttatagactaataaagtgtgattcaaacatgtgtgaatgaaacaaaacacaactccaggtctgtttttgaggaggtaaaaacattagaacattagAAGATGGAGGTTGTTCATAAAATCAAACACTGGACCTTAAataaacagacacatttcaaCGTTTTTACAGCACAAAATGTCTCTGAGGtaaaatgtttttctgtcttaaTTTTCCatgatatttttgtaaatgtcGGTTGAATATTGTCCCAGTGTTTGTCCAGATTCACTTTCTGTCCTTGTGCAGTTTGGAAAcacatttcagatttttaactCTGCATGTGACGTCATCAAACACGTCATCAGAGGAAAggcgttttattttatttatttttttgtagaaaTAACACTCACAGTCCACACATGTGATATTAACATAGACACCTCTGCTGTcgtacataaaaataacatccatgagtgtaaataaatgaataaaccgATGATCGTGGCGTTGCTAATGGCGCTGTGTCGTTCTCAGTCTGGACGTTAGAGACGCAGGACTCACCCATCCGGATCTGCACCGAGGCCGTGGCCACGTTTGTGCCGTAGTTAAAGTCATCTTCAATGGAGCAGCGCGGGTATTTGTCGCTGCTCATGTCTGCGCTTTTTTCGCTCTTTTTCGCAGCTGTTTGGAGTGAGTTGAAGCGCAGAAAAACAAACGAGCTCCGCCACTTCCGGGTTCTGCACGACACAATCTGTACTTCCGGTCACATGACTACAGTGACGCAGTAAAGGTGAAAattaactttgaaaaaaaaattaaaaataataataaataaaataataatcataatcataatttttAAATACTCCACGTACGTGAATATgggttttatattcaaataaaaatattataataaaataaaaagtaaggaGACAGAGATTTGAGGGGCCGGTGCAGTTACTTATTGTAATGAATGGATTAATTATAACAAACAGAGGCTTAGCATAATGTCTATGTTGTTATTTACGTTGTTAAACCGATTACGTCACGtttagaggtttttttttttgttttttttttttcagtcttatAAATGTTTGCAAAATGAAGTATTGTCTTTTTACT contains the following coding sequences:
- the tmbim4 gene encoding protein lifeguard 4, whose product is MSSDKYPRCSIEDDFNYGTNVATASVQIRMDFLRKVYSLLSLQLILTTATSALFMFCQPVKEFVHSSPALVLASALGSLVLLLALFVYRHQHPVNLYLLLTFTLLEAVSVATTVTFYDYWTVLQALLLTCAVFAGLTAFTFQSKRDFSKLGASLFSGLLILLVASCFGLFFQSDITELLFSSFGAFLFCGFIVYDTFLLMKQLSPEEHVLASINLYLDIINLFLHVLRILDSLKKH